One genomic region from Henningerozyma blattae CBS 6284 chromosome 2, complete genome encodes:
- the PHO2 gene encoding Pho2p (similar to Saccharomyces cerevisiae PHO2 (YDL106C); ancestral locus Anc_2.337), with protein sequence MKTDDLDTYNHQENQISLMSGSSFTGEPNFDGIFGSDFNLLDTTNIQDSHTSLHETQQPNIHEQQQQHESQNSIQNTSQQHQQRPIQDQNNTPTSTTQVSGGGGPSTTSNPGASSSQDQSVNTNTHRQKRTRATGEALDLLKQEFKLNPNPNSKRRKMLSESTGLPEKNVRIWFQNRRAKVRKSEQSIGISNIHQSGTVASVTPNTASASGAPTTATSPPIIQQNILTYFDRIQPSCNKSYYFIDVCSITVGTWNRMKSGALTNDNLPTIRNLSNLSPFSINNLMSNTTDLMVLISNKNLEINYFFSAMANNTKILFRVFFPISSIINSSLISESSSTSSSSASSNSNSNNNTENEPIKFGELKLNLSKSPNFAVYFLSNSNDLTANQWSICDDFSEDKQVSEAHLNGTNIPHVLKGLQSSLTYMNSLVLKHNTSATTNNYTTNIKDNSLNLQESTNHSSTNNNNNNTNTNSTATANNFLDMHQGFFDFNQNSTGLTPQSSNHYESTTKTSAQNSNQNSNQNSSLHASIQSTSNQSPINNYHTTTNSSSHTTPSNHLQMQIHNHSTSNNNNFNQMQTQPQFQHQMQMQNQMQTQIQNQTHQQNNLYNANASLSLNNVQSIHDLHIPNTPDFFQSNTELNDTSKWL encoded by the coding sequence ACCGAACTTCGATGGGATATTCGGTTCAGACTTCAACTTGCTGGATACAACAAACATCCAAGATTCTCACACATCCCTCCACGAAACACAACAACCGAATATACATGAACAACAGCAGCAGCATGAATCTCAAAACTCGATTCAGAATACATCGCAACAGCACCAGCAGCGACCCATACAAGATCAGAATAATACGCCAACTTCTACAACTCAAGTAagtggtggtggtggacCCTCCACCACTTCAAATCCTGGTGCTTCTTCGTCGCAGGACCAATCTGTAAATACAAACACACACAGACAAAAGAGAACAAGGGCCACGGGGGAGGCATTGGACCTGTTGAAACAAGAGTTTAAACTCAACCCAAACCCAAACTCCAAACGGAGAAAGATGTTGTCTGAATCGACGGGTTTGCCAGAGAAGAACGTTCGAATTTGGTTTCAAAATAGAAGAGCTAAAGTTAGAAAATCAGAACAAAGTATTGGTATTTCCAACATCCATCAGTCCGGTACAGTTGCCTCTGTTACTCCCAATACCGCTTCAGCGTCAGGCGCTCCCACTACAGCGACTTCCCCACCTATAATACAACAAAACATTTTGACGTATTTCGATAGAATACAACCTTCTTGTAATAAgagttattatttcataGACGTTTGTTCCATAACCGTCGGTACTTGGAACAGAATGAAAAGCGGGGCTCTCACAAACGATAATTTACCAACCATTAGAAACTTATCCAACTTATCTCCTTTCTCaatcaataatttaatgTCAAACACCACAGATTTGATGGTGttaatatcaaataaaaatttagagattaattatttcttctcTGCAATGGCAAACAACACAAAAATCTTATTCCGAGTATTCTTCCCAATCTCTTCcataataaattcttctttaatatcagaATCATCTTCTACTTCATCTTCGTCTGCCTCTTCTAATTCGAACAGCAATAACAACACCGAAAATGAGCCAATTAAATTTGGTGAATTGAAACTCAATCTTTCCAAATCACCAAATTTTGCAGTATATTTCCTAAGCAACTCCAATGATCTAACGGCAAACCAATGGTCCATCTGTGATGATTTTTCAGAGGATAAACAAGTCAGTGAAGCTCATTTGAATGGTACAAACATCCCTCATGTCTTGAAAGGTTTACAATCTTCATTAACGTATATGAATTCGTTGGTTCTAAAACATAACACTTCGGCAActacaaataattatacaACTAATATAAAGGATAACAGTTTGAATTTACAGGAGTCTACAAATCATTCTTCcaccaataataacaacaacaatacaaatacaaactCCACGGCAACTgcaaataatttcttaGATATGCATCAAGGGTTTTTCGATTTTAATCAAAACTCAACAGGTTTAACTCCACAATCTTCCAATCATTATGAATCAACAACTAAAACTTCAGctcaaaattcaaatcagaattcaaatcaaaattcttctttacATGCTTCAATTCAAAGCACTTCAAACCAATCtccaataaataattatcacACAACAACAAACTCTTCTTCACATACAACCCCTTCAAACCACCTACAGATGCAAATACATAACCATTCcacttcaaataataataatttcaaccAGATGCAAACACAACCTCAATTCCAACatcaaatgcaaatgcaaaaCCAAATGCAAACTCAAATTCAAAACCAAACGCATCAGCAAAATAATCTTTATAATGCAAACGCAAGCCTGTCGTTAAATAACGTTCAATCAATCCATGATCTGCATATACCCAACACTCCGGATTTTTTCCAATCAAACACTGAATTGAATGATACTTCCAAATGGCTATGA